Genomic segment of Tiliqua scincoides isolate rTilSci1 chromosome 1, rTilSci1.hap2, whole genome shotgun sequence:
tttcctgggagtttgtttctgcccagcccttcTGTTTCTGCCCATGCAAAGTCCTCTTTGTTCAGAGGatagggatgctctgggaagccacatctgcccagacatcctgttgcacagccatCAGGGACACAGGGCAGCAGATGTaactgtccagagcatccctgtcctccaagTGAGTAGGATTTTGCACAGCGTGTGGATGGAATGCTCAGTTGCAATTCAGAGGGGGACCGCATTCCAGGCGCACAGCCATCACAGCTTTGAGTGCAACtgcactagggcaggggtctctaaattttttgaccagagggctacATCAAATATTGGTCATAGTGTTGAGagccaaaaaaaattaaaaatataacgtttaaataaatacattagaaatggaacttagatgaatgaataaatgggctcaaatttccaggatttctccaagcaccaacatactAAATATAATAAAGCACATACTCAAATGGTCATGCAAATGGAGACTTCTTCAATCCTCAGAAAGCTTTCCAAGGCCTTCAgtgggcacaaaaagttacttccagtttcttgggaaaaccaggaagttatTTTTTTAAGGCTTTTAGAAGGTGTTCCGAATGCAGGGAGGATGgtcctcagaataccctctggatgcaaccagagcacagctccttcTGTGTTCgatcaagtgggccagaggctctcaggagaccAAAGGCTGGCCACAGGTAGgaaagaggcttgccacaggctgcatctggccccagggccagggtttcaAGATCCCTGCCCTAGAGTGAAAAATCAACAAAGGATGTGAAACTGGACATGATCAACTGACTTCTCTGATCAGGAACATATATCCAATGTTGACCTCTCTTTTGTGAGAGCATTTCATTTGAGACAGTGCTGAAGACAAGAAAAATTCTCACTTGGAGACATTGCAAATGCAAAGATGACTTCTTATGCTCAGAGCTCCATAACAGGATGCATGAAATAGATGCAGAGTATGTGGATTAAGATCGAACTCAGCTTGACAGACCAAGCAGCATGTTTGTAGCCCAGGACAAAGTATGCACAATCTTGCAAAGGAAGTAAGAAGGTGCAGTGAAGCCATTCACTACCAGTTCTATTTGGGTCACTAACTTTTTGGATGAGATTGTCAGCAGGAACATGTATATCTTGTTCGGAGAAAGTGGATTGCTACACTTTACTGTTTGCAAACTGAAACCAGCACTTGCCTCATTCTGCAGACCCCCCTGCTCTCAAAGGCGATGTGAAAAAtcttttcccattcatttctttGCAAGCTTCAAGGGGTGGGAAATGATtggaagcacaatcctatgcatgtctattcagaagtaagtcccactagagtcaatgacacttactcccaggaaagtgtggataggattgggctgtaagaccacTATACTTTGGAAATAAATTCACTGAAGTGTATTTATGGTAACAGAATTAAGGCAGTGAATGTTCTGTTTGACTGAAGGTTTTTTCCCACCACccatgtcttttttaaaaaaatacaaattacaTTTTAAAGTTTGAACATATTTACTACATTCCTCTTAGTGTGGCACACATGCATTTatcctccttgctgcaggatgtggtgatggcatctggcctggacgcctttaaaaggggattggacaagtttttggaggaaaaatccattatgggttacaagccatgatgtgtatgtgcaacctcctgattttagaaatgggttatgtcagaatgccaatgcaagggagggcaccaggatgcaggtctcttgttatctggtgtgctccctgggacatttggtgggctgctgtgagatacaggaagctggtctagatgggcctatggcctgatccagcagggctgttcttatgttcttacataacaAACATGAAATAGGTGAAGCTAAAGCACAGTACCAGGCTTATACTTAACTAGGAGGCTGCACAGATAAGCAAGGATTTAAACCTAAGGTTCTCCATGTATTATTCTACATAATTaatgttgcaatcctaagcatacatACTTGGATGTATCTCCAATtgaaatctgtggaacttcttttGGAGTACACATTAAGGATCAGGCTGTAGATGTTTCACTAGAAAAAGTAGCTTGCCCTTCCCTTTATAAAAGACATGTTGCTTAAATAATGTTGAAATCCCTGGATACTTTGGGTGGTATGGTAAATACCATTGTAAGTAACTTAATATTGCTTTACAGGCAATTTCACAATGCAGAATGGAAGACACAGACATTCTTGTTCAAGACACTACGTTAACCAAGTTCGGCTAATATAAATTGGCTAGTGCTGCAAATGCTTTGGACAAATTATTTTATTAACAAAAATTATATGTAACCCATGCTACACCTTTGAACAAGGATCAAACACCTTTTTTCCTGTCATACAATTACTGTAATACTGAAACATACATGAAAGTTAGTCTTAGACAACATGAAATACTGACATATAACGAAGATCAGAGGTTCCTTGGAACAAACTGAATATGATAAACCTCAATCTATAATAATTCTAGCAACATAAAGAAGAATTTCTACACTATTAACATCGAACTGAGCCCCAACCACAATTCCTGAGATTATTGTTCCAAATAAAAGAAATCTTCTGAACAAAGAAATGGTAATAAGAATCATTCCTGCTATTTGTTTCCAAGCTTCTGAAGGCAAGACAAAGCTTATTGCCAAATCTGTTCAGTCTTTCAACAATGTTGAACCCAAGGAGAAAATAGCCTTGGGTTGTTAAAAGGAATGGGATTTTGATATGATGTAATATGCGAGGTGGGACAAGGTGGCACTATAGAAGGTGAGGGCAGTCTTACAGCTTGGAATGCCACTGGAGGAGAATTGTTCATTttggaggtgaagggccagacaTAGCAGAGACTTGTATGTCTTCTGCCAATAACTGTCTGatctcctcttttaaagccaGAGAAACTTTCGTTTGTGGTTTGGATTTTGAAGACTGTTCCTCTTCGCTTGCTTCAGTCTCTTCTGATTTACAGCAGACAGTTTCTCTCATTTCCATTTCAGATTCTACATTACTACCACCAACTGTATCCCGCTGATAATTccaattatttattttccactctTTCAGATATATCCTGAACTAGATCCCAAAGACTGACAAAATTAGCGTAAGATTTTTTGGGAAATGCTGCCTTATTGGGAGGAATGGAGCCAATGctatttccttctttctctgctgtttttttccccagatgctCCGTCGGTATTCTGATTAGGAGACCTTCCTCATTCAGGTGGAATTTCTGCAATGCCCTCTCTCTTCGGTCCTTGTATACATCTGTCAGCTGTCGTAGCTCTTGAGGCAATTCCATGCAAGAAATCTGAatttaaaaatacacaaataATGATCAGAGCTGTAGATGGAGCTATACAATCTGCAAAACTGTCCCCTATgtatgttgtgaggacaaaaggaggggagcagctgtgtacactgtcctgaggtctttggaggaagggtggtataaaaaatgtgataaataaaataaataaatgtacaggTTAGGTCCTGAAGGTTGAAATGTATGTTGTTGAAACATCTAGTTCTTTCTGGCCCAGCACTATTGCATTTACACAAAAGCCATACCATGCCTATGCAAAAGTACCAATACAGCTGTCTATAACTTGGACATCCATAACTTGGAGAGCCAGTGTCTTTTGTCTTAAACTGAAGTGGGAAAAGACAAGCTTTTTTGTTATGATACATAAAATTGTACATGTAAGCATGCAGATTAGCAAGCTCGGCAGATTTTACATTTTAATAAACCAGAAACCATTCTAATTTTTCCCTTTCCTGGGAATGATAAGGAAAGACAGTCACTTGCGAGCTTTATTATGCTCACCTCCTCCAAATAGGAACTTAAATTAATATAATCTTAAGAGTGTCATTCCTTAACATTCTCAACTGATATAAATACTTGGATTGTTAACTACAGTGAGTCCTCTGTATCTGTGAGAATGTATTCCAGGATCCCTCTCAGATACCAAAATCTGGATGcaggaattttttatttttttttgggggggggggtgcctcagTAACTTTGTTGAAGGCTGCACCTTGCTCTCTGAAGATCACACTAgcttcccagcctcctcagaaggcttcACAGACACAACAAGAAGTCACTtcgtcatgtccaggaggccctctgaagCATGAGCTCAGCTTCCATCGATTCTCAAAACCACAGATATaactgtatctgtggtttcagctataACTGTAGTTATATAGTTAAGCACACACTGCATATTTATAACAACTACAGATTCTGCAGGGAAGAGAATGAAGGTGAGAATCCTGCATTACCATTGCACAGATTCAGTTGCCATAACTAAGGTACCTTTGACCACCTCAAATGAGATAACATAGTTGCTGACTGAATCAGGGCTACAACACTAAGGACACATTAGGTATGCCTGCACATGTAATGTGACCTTggtgggttgtttgtttttttaaaatagcagctggggttggGCCTGGAAGGAAACAGAACCACAGTGTGGGTAAGGAGTTTAGGATTCCACCCCAACACAGTTTTACTCCATTATGCCTCCCCCATgctattttaaacagaaaaaaccTATTAGTTTTCAATTGAAGCTTTTCTCAGTTAAAATAGTGtcagtaaataaaatattaaagcaGTGCAAAATAGGAAGAGAGGCACTCTTTTTTGTTGAAGGAGATCTAAATATAATTGTGATTGTCTCCATAAACCACAGAAAGGATACTGAAGGAATCAATCACCAATCACTGGCATCTATTCTTATGATATGCATAGAGGAATTGAATTATGAATGCACAGAATTTTCAACCACTAAGTTGTTAGCAATTCTGAACTAAGAGGACAAAATTGGCAGCAACAAGGAATTAGGTTATCCCAGTCATTAGAGATGTTACTGAGATAGTACGTACCTCTGTACTACCCAATGGGTCTGCAGACCCTTCCCGAAACGCATTTAGGTATCCATCCACCAAAGTTGTTAAATCGGACATAATTCCATCCAGTAGTAGCGTGCGAAGAGGGAGAAGATACACTGTTTCCAAAGCCAACACATTCAGCAGTACAGGTGGAAGGGGTCTCACAAACCACACCTCAGCATTCTTCTGCATGTCCCAAATATACATACAatcattaaaatatttaaattctttaatttatttaaattaaattattatttttccaAAACTGGAATTGAGAATGCAATTGCTGATATAGCATTGTGTTTAAGATAATGGGTGGTGGCAGGGGAGAGGTAGAAGCCATGTACGCCACCTGGAGCACAATCGAGGATGAATgagttaaaataataaataaattttaagttTCCATAAGAGACTTCAGAAGTTTTGTCATGGAGCTTTCCATTTTGCCATGGAGTACCTGATCTTTCGCCCCAATTTTCTTCCAAAGTTGCACAGGGCAGCTACTTCTGCagcccactgtcccagcaggctctgcatccCAAGttcaggacagaagcagcaggctAGCATGACTGGAAGATCAGGGCTaaagataaggagttctgcagcagaatggtaagctccattcataCCAGGGACAGCTTTGCAGACACGCAGTGGTTCTGAGTTTGGAGATCACTAGTCTAAGGCAGGCATCTCCAAagcctggcccgggggccagatgcggcccgtggcaagcctctatcctgcccgcggccagcctcttgtcccctgaaagcccctggcccactttgccaaacatgactggaactatgctctggttgcatctggaggatgttctaaggcccagagaggttgaatgaaagagcccattcattcatttattcacacatcttccatctctaatttatttatataaattttatatttaaatttcttttccagccctcaaaaccttgccagacatttgatgtcaaaaagccctctggccaaaaagtttggagacccctggtctaagggaaGGGAAACTCTCAATACAATCTAATATAAAGCATACAAAAGCATCTCTTGAAAAATTTTGTACATGTTTGGCAAGATCACCAAAGTGGCTTGTCAAGACCCCCAACAAACAGATTGATAATCCCAACAGATATATTTAAAGCTGTCATACTTAAATCTGATTTTTCTTCAAAGAATAGAATAGTGCCATCTCACATACCTCAACTGCACACCGCCTTTGTTCTAGGAAAGAGATGAATTTATAGGGCATCCTGAAGTGTCGCATCAAGCACTCTTGTAAAGTGCTGATGCAGTGTGGAAGGAAGCCACCTGTTTCCATTGAGAAGTGTAAAACATCAGCAACCTATGGATAGAAAACAAGGAGGTCTGTATGTCATGGCCACGGGCTGATGAAAAACATACTAATTACAGAACATAGAGGGTTACTGCTCTAAATCACCCCGTCAGGCAACATTTAATTAATCTTTAAGAATGAACATTTGTCAGGTATCAGATTTTATGAGTCATTAAATGCAAGTTAAATAAAGGACATATGCTCCTAAATGCAAAGTATTTCTTAGTGAAGCAGcttaatcaaattttaaaatagCCCAAAAACCACCCAGGCAAACTACCTGTGTATCAAAGACATTGGAGAGCACAATTCCATACTGATGAGAAAGACAATCAGAAAGCCAGCGGCAGTCATGGATAACCTAAACAGAATGAAAGGAACAGGCAGTGTAGTGGATAAAAAAGTGGGatcacataacattaaaaaaagatTATTCTTGCTACATTTACTCTATTCCAGTGCTTCAAtaagtgtgggtcacaacccactggtaggtTGTAAGCCCAAGCACAGTGGCTCACAATCTAGGCTCTCCCACCTGCCTTGCACTGTTTTGGCTTCAAATAAGAGCTATTCCAGAAGTCTCATTACTTACCAAGGTCTCTCCTGGTCTGGCAACC
This window contains:
- the EXD1 gene encoding piRNA biogenesis protein EXD1 isoform X1, whose translation is MKSIMDPISDYHFLNGILGKTVKVTLKCATFQGVLQHVDSSRSIFLNRVKNLEIGTHVPGVKMFFGHEIVNVELLDDLKQHAAEEKAIPTREVPTAVPSVIGRGEPLKQNIEGLNAVSQERQQLSLDNIKCFFPERDQEQDIKYVVIDQFQKNFGSAMMHIKKQNVCGIAAEGVNLCRHGKLSWLQVATTSHIFLFDIFLLGVRVFKNGLQMVLEDRNILKVIHDCRWLSDCLSHQYGIVLSNVFDTQVADVLHFSMETGGFLPHCISTLQECLMRHFRMPYKFISFLEQRRCAVEKNAEVWFVRPLPPVLLNVLALETVYLLPLRTLLLDGIMSDLTTLVDGYLNAFREGSADPLGSTEISCMELPQELRQLTDVYKDRRERALQKFHLNEEGLLIRIPTEHLGKKTAEKEGNSIGSIPPNKAAFPKKSYANFVSLWDLVQDISERVENK
- the EXD1 gene encoding piRNA biogenesis protein EXD1 isoform X2, whose protein sequence is MKSIMDPISDYHFLNGILGKTVKVTLKCATFQGVLQHVDSSRSIFLNRVKNLEIGTHVPGVKMFFGHEIVNVELLDDLKQHAAEEKAIPTREVPTAVPSVIGRGEPLKQNIEGLNAVSQERQQLSLDNIKCFFPERDQEQDIKYVVIDQFQKNFGSAMMHIKKQNVCGIAAEGVNLCRHGKLSWLQVATTSHIFLFDIFLLGVRVFKNGLQMVLEDRNILKVIHDCRWLSDCLSHQYGIVLSNVFDTQVADVLHFSMETGGFLPHCISTLQECLMRHFRMPYKFISFLEQRRCAVENAEVWFVRPLPPVLLNVLALETVYLLPLRTLLLDGIMSDLTTLVDGYLNAFREGSADPLGSTEISCMELPQELRQLTDVYKDRRERALQKFHLNEEGLLIRIPTEHLGKKTAEKEGNSIGSIPPNKAAFPKKSYANFVSLWDLVQDISERVENK
- the EXD1 gene encoding piRNA biogenesis protein EXD1 isoform X3, giving the protein MKSIMDPISDYHFLNGILGKTVKVTLKCATFQGVLQHVDSSRIKNLEIGTHVPGVKMFFGHEIVNVELLDDLKQHAAEEKAIPTREVPTAVPSVIGRGEPLKQNIEGLNAVSQERQQLSLDNIKCFFPERDQEQDIKYVVIDQFQKNFGSAMMHIKKQNVCGIAAEGVNLCRHGKLSWLQVATTSHIFLFDIFLLGVRVFKNGLQMVLEDRNILKVIHDCRWLSDCLSHQYGIVLSNVFDTQVADVLHFSMETGGFLPHCISTLQECLMRHFRMPYKFISFLEQRRCAVEKNAEVWFVRPLPPVLLNVLALETVYLLPLRTLLLDGIMSDLTTLVDGYLNAFREGSADPLGSTEISCMELPQELRQLTDVYKDRRERALQKFHLNEEGLLIRIPTEHLGKKTAEKEGNSIGSIPPNKAAFPKKSYANFVSLWDLVQDISERVENK
- the EXD1 gene encoding piRNA biogenesis protein EXD1 isoform X4, whose amino-acid sequence is MVWAQNTIKNLEIGTHVPGVKMFFGHEIVNVELLDDLKQHAAEEKAIPTREVPTAVPSVIGRGEPLKQNIEGLNAVSQERQQLSLDNIKCFFPERDQEQDIKYVVIDQFQKNFGSAMMHIKKQNVCGIAAEGVNLCRHGKLSWLQVATTSHIFLFDIFLLGVRVFKNGLQMVLEDRNILKVIHDCRWLSDCLSHQYGIVLSNVFDTQVADVLHFSMETGGFLPHCISTLQECLMRHFRMPYKFISFLEQRRCAVEKNAEVWFVRPLPPVLLNVLALETVYLLPLRTLLLDGIMSDLTTLVDGYLNAFREGSADPLGSTEISCMELPQELRQLTDVYKDRRERALQKFHLNEEGLLIRIPTEHLGKKTAEKEGNSIGSIPPNKAAFPKKSYANFVSLWDLVQDISERVENK